The window CAGATGGATTTCCGCCGCCCGGTATAGGTAGATCGGAGCGTCCTGGCTCTGGATGGAGCGGATATAGTTGTATTTGTTGAACACGCTCTCCCCCATGCTCGTCGTAAAGGTGACCGGATCAGTGCGCGGATCTTTGGCTACCTGGGACCCCGTCATCTGATAATCGGCACGGAGCGAAAAACGGGATGTCAGCACCGCAGTCGGCTTCATGTAGTACTCGCAGACGGTTTCACTAGAAAAGAGCGAATAGAGCGGATTGATCTGGCGCTGCGAATAATCGTAGAGCACCATCGTGAGACCCTCGTTGGTCTGGGGGTTGGCCGGCGTATCGGAGAAGAGCGAGCTCCACTGTTTCGTCTTGCCGAACTGCTCCGAAAGGGTGAATTTGTTGTTGTCCCCGGCAGGCGTCAGAGCCTGTCCCGTGATCAGGTTGATGCCCCTCTTGGCCGCGGATTCGTAATCCTTGTTCCAGAGATAGAGCTCGCACAGCAGGGCGTCGGGCGAAATGGCGATGCTGTTCCAGATACCCGTCGTGCCGAACATCGTGTTGATGTCCACGCGGCGGAGTCCGTTGATGTTGTCCACGCCGGTGTTCATGAAATGAATCAGCTCGGGAATCAGCTCGTCGAACGTCAGCACGGGAAGTTTGCTCAGATCCGTCTCGCCGGTCATCGCATAGTCGTAATAGACGGCCTTGCCGTAGAGTTTGCCGATATTGAGGTAAGCCCAGGTGCGCAGCGCGACCGCCCCGGCGATCATCTGCCGGTAGGTGGTGGTCGGAATAACGCCCGGATAGCTCTTGTTATATTCGATGGTATTGCGCATGAAGTCGTTGCAGTTCATCACGATGCGGTACAACGGCGCAGGATCGGCCACCGAATTGTCCGGCTGAACGTCGTAGCGGAACACCTCCCAGTAACTGTCGGGCGCCTGATCCGTAGGGGTCAACAGATCGCCCCACAGTTCGCTCGTCACCACGAGTTTGGGCGCTACGTCCTGCAAGGTCCCGTACAGACCCATGAAGGAGGCGTAGATATTCGAACGTTCGGTATAGTTATCGTCCGCGTCGAGCATGTTGTCCGGCGTCTGCTCGAAAAAATCCGAGCACGACGCCAGCGAAGCGGCGCACAGGACAAGCGTTATCTTTTTGAAAAGTTTCATAACTCGTATCGTTTTCACCGTTAAAAATTCAGGATAAGACCGATTTTCACATATTTCGGCACGGGGACCTTCGCAACGTCCATACCTGCCATAGCCATGTCGTAGGAGTAGGCGAATTCAGGGTCGGAGCCCGTGTAATCCGTGAAGCAAAGGAGGTTTTCACCCGTGATGAAGACCTTGAATCCGGTCATGAAGAGCAGTTTCTTCCGGGTCTCCCACGAAATCGTCAGCTCCTTGATTTTCAGATAGGAACCGTCCTCGATCCAGCGCGAGGAGAAGCGGTTGTTGCCGGCCGGATCGCCGTAGACGACGCGCGGAATGTCGGTCTGCTGCCCCTCGGCCATCCAGCGGCGACCCATGCTGGCCGCCTGGTTGGTAAAGCCCTTGCCCAGTTCGTTGTAACGGCGGGTTCCGTTGTAGACCTTGCCGCCGCAGCTGTACGAGAAATTGGCGAACAGCGAGAAACCCTTCCAGCTCATCCGGGTGTGGAAGCCGCCGAAGAAATCGGGGTCGGCGCAGCCGAGAATCTCCCGGTCGCTGTCCGTAATGAGCTTGTCGCCGTCGAGGCTGCGGAAACGCACGTCGCCGCCGGTGTAGGGATAGCCGCTCAGGGTCGTCAAGCCCTCGGCTGCGGCCTGCTCCGAGGTGGCGTAAACGCCGTCGGCGCGGTGTCCGTAATAGGAGAAGGGAGCTTCGCCGACCTTGTTGATGAGCGTCACGCCGTCGCCGAGGTCGATGGTCTGCTGATCCTGACCGCCGAGGCTCATGATACGGGTCTTGTAATAGGCGATGTTGCCGCCGACGCGCCAGCGGAATTTGCCTCCGGTCAGCAGGACGCTGGCGCTGAGCTCCACGCCGCGCGACCGCATCGAACCGCTGTTCTTGTAGATGACGCCGGAACCGTAAACGGGCGAAGCCTTGGTATCGACGATCATGTTGCGGGTATATTCCTGGAAAATGTCGGCGCTCACCGAAAACTTGTCGCCCAGCAGCGAGAAGTCCACGCCCAGGTCGATGTTGGTCACGCGTTCGGGACCGATCTTCTGGTTGGGAACCCCGGCGCGGACCAGGCCGCTCACGTCGCGCAGCAGTTGCAGCATGTAGTAATAACTGCCGTAGGCGCTGCTGTAACGGCTGTTGGGGTTGACGCTGTATTCGCTGCGCACCATCAGGTTGGAAACGCTCCGGCTGTCGCGCAGAAACGGCGCGTTGCTGATCTTCCAGCCCGCCTTGACACCGGGGAAGAGATACCAGCGGTCGCTGTATTTGCCGTAGGTCGAGGAGGCGTCCACGACCCCGATGGCCGAAAGGTAGAGCTGGTTCCGGAAATTATAATCGGCTTTCAGATAGACGTTCATCCAGTTCAGGAGCTCGGCGTAACCGCCCGAAGAGCGGCCCACGGAGGAGACGTTGGAGAGCGTGCGGTAACGGTCGGTCGTGGTGTTGATGCCCGATCCGCTGCTGGCCTGCGTGCGCGACGAGATCATCTGCCACCCCGCTCTCAGGTCGAGGTTGTGACTGCCGGTCGAGAAATTGTAGGTCACGCCGACCTTGCCGAAATAGTCCCTCGATTCGGACGAGCCGCTGCGGACCGTATTGAGCGCGAGACCGCCCATCAGCGGGGCGATGGTCCCCGAGCTCAGACCGCCGATGAAAATGTCGTCCTTGACATAACGGTAGTAAATACCGAACGTCATGTCGGCTTTCAGGTTCTTCAGGATATTGTAGTTCAGACCCGTGTTGACGAGGAAATCATAGATCTTGTTCTTGCCCTCGATGCCCGTCAGCATGGCCACGGGGTTGGAGACGTTCATCACGGGGTCGATCCGCGCATATTCGGTCAGGATGGCCCCGCGGTCGTCAACCTCGTAGATTCCGGTCAGCGGGGAGTGGGAATAGGCCGCCAGCAGCGGGTTGGTCTCGGGCGAAAGGCCCTGCTCCTGGAGCTTCATCTCCAGGAAATCGAAGGAGATCGAAGCGAAAGCGCTGAGTTTCTCGCTGAAATTGATATTGGTATTGCCGTTGGTGTAGAACTTGTCCCGCGTGGTTCCATCGACCACGCCGTTGCCCTTCTGGTAACCGGCAGTAACCAAATACTGAACCACAGCGTCGCCGCCGCGCACTTTGAGCATGTTGTCCGATACGAACGCGGGCGAATAGATCTCTTTCTGCCAGTCGGTGTCGAAACCGTAGCGCACCTTCTGTCCGGCGGTCATGTCGCCGCTCAGGAACGGGAACGCCTTGCCGATCTCCCCGGAATCCGCATAGTAGCTGCCGGCGATATCGGCGATGTAACGGCTGAAGTCGAGTCCCGAAAGCAGGGGCAGCGTCTTGTTAATGAACCCCACGCCCTCGACGCTCTGCAATTCGACCAGCGTCCGGCTGACCTTACCGCGCTCGGTCTTGATCATCAGCACGCCGTTGCTGCCGAGCGAGCCGTACGGCATTGCGTCGGCGCCCTTCAGGAAAGTGATCTGCTCGACATTGCCCAGGCTGACCGGTTCGAGCAGGTCGCCCGAAAAACCGTTGATGATATTCGACGAATTCTGGTCCGACAGGAAAGGAACCCCGTCAACGACCAGCAGCGGCGTATTCTGGCCCAGCAGCG of the Alistipes senegalensis JC50 genome contains:
- a CDS encoding RagB/SusD family nutrient uptake outer membrane protein; translated protein: MKLFKKITLVLCAASLASCSDFFEQTPDNMLDADDNYTERSNIYASFMGLYGTLQDVAPKLVVTSELWGDLLTPTDQAPDSYWEVFRYDVQPDNSVADPAPLYRIVMNCNDFMRNTIEYNKSYPGVIPTTTYRQMIAGAVALRTWAYLNIGKLYGKAVYYDYAMTGETDLSKLPVLTFDELIPELIHFMNTGVDNINGLRRVDINTMFGTTGIWNSIAISPDALLCELYLWNKDYESAAKRGINLITGQALTPAGDNNKFTLSEQFGKTKQWSSLFSDTPANPQTNEGLTMVLYDYSQRQINPLYSLFSSETVCEYYMKPTAVLTSRFSLRADYQMTGSQVAKDPRTDPVTFTTSMGESVFNKYNYIRSIQSQDAPIYLYRAAEIHLMIAEALSAMGNYDAADAILNNGFQPYWVSGNRYNPPFDAPIYAYEKLKAGRGVRGRLSLPAVRSTDERFMGALDPGSPEYAGRRRQVLDSLIIEETGRELAGEGKRWFTIMRMARNSNNPSMLARMVTRKFPSDAERAVYRAKLKDPANWFIDYDLKLDK
- a CDS encoding SusC/RagA family TonB-linked outer membrane protein; translation: MRNSIKYILLLSVLFAGGRAAAQQYRDRETARQIVGLVLDADTRKPLGAAQVSSDELARSVVSGPKGVFRAKVFSDRATLNVVKEGYFSARVNLLGRDSVVIYLQQSANTLATDHYSSPDGEVPMSDRIGSAGAVGIKDINRGYFTASDALTGRFAGLRVSNKSGMVGEGSFFNLRGNRTLLGQNTPLLVVDGVPFLSDQNSSNIINGFSGDLLEPVSLGNVEQITFLKGADAMPYGSLGSNGVLMIKTERGKVSRTLVELQSVEGVGFINKTLPLLSGLDFSRYIADIAGSYYADSGEIGKAFPFLSGDMTAGQKVRYGFDTDWQKEIYSPAFVSDNMLKVRGGDAVVQYLVTAGYQKGNGVVDGTTRDKFYTNGNTNINFSEKLSAFASISFDFLEMKLQEQGLSPETNPLLAAYSHSPLTGIYEVDDRGAILTEYARIDPVMNVSNPVAMLTGIEGKNKIYDFLVNTGLNYNILKNLKADMTFGIYYRYVKDDIFIGGLSSGTIAPLMGGLALNTVRSGSSESRDYFGKVGVTYNFSTGSHNLDLRAGWQMISSRTQASSGSGINTTTDRYRTLSNVSSVGRSSGGYAELLNWMNVYLKADYNFRNQLYLSAIGVVDASSTYGKYSDRWYLFPGVKAGWKISNAPFLRDSRSVSNLMVRSEYSVNPNSRYSSAYGSYYYMLQLLRDVSGLVRAGVPNQKIGPERVTNIDLGVDFSLLGDKFSVSADIFQEYTRNMIVDTKASPVYGSGVIYKNSGSMRSRGVELSASVLLTGGKFRWRVGGNIAYYKTRIMSLGGQDQQTIDLGDGVTLINKVGEAPFSYYGHRADGVYATSEQAAAEGLTTLSGYPYTGGDVRFRSLDGDKLITDSDREILGCADPDFFGGFHTRMSWKGFSLFANFSYSCGGKVYNGTRRYNELGKGFTNQAASMGRRWMAEGQQTDIPRVVYGDPAGNNRFSSRWIEDGSYLKIKELTISWETRKKLLFMTGFKVFITGENLLCFTDYTGSDPEFAYSYDMAMAGMDVAKVPVPKYVKIGLILNF